The genomic stretch CAGCAACGACAGCATCCCATACCAGTCTCGTTCAGGGTGTTTGACCGACAGCATGCGCAGAACAAACTCGGGCTCGACCGTGCGCCAGAACTGAACGAGGGGTGAGTGCTTCGTTGTCTCTGCGGTCTCCTCGGCCCCAGCCTGGCCACGCGCCGGTGCGGCGCATCCCAGTGCAGTAAGATATAGCAGGGCGAGACACTGGGTAACGTCAATATCAAGACTCAACTGTCGGATTGCAGGGTCGGCGTGGTTGCACAAATCCCCATCAGGGCTGTGGTGCCGCTGGAGGGCAATGAGCTGACAGGTCGTTGTACACACTGGGACCAGAGAAGATGTGATGCGGGGCGCTACCACCACAGCATTCAAATCAAGCGTGTAAAGCACCAACGATGCTAAATAGTAAATCGGTGCGTGGTAGCGTTCAGATAGACAGCGCTGCCACAAGTCAATCACGAGCTCGGCAAAGTCGGCCAGCAACAGAAGCGGCTCCTTGGGGCTGCCCAACCGAGACAGCTTCTGGAAGATAACGGTGGAGAACGTCTGACTGGGATCTGAAGGGAATGTAAACCTGGAGAAGAGATCGAACGTCGGGGGCTGGTCACGGAGTGCACTGTGATCCAGGACCAGCCTTAAGAACTAGAAAGGAATCATGTGTCAGTAAATATTGCAGCAGATGGAAGGCGACCTGGATCAACTTACGTCATACGGAAGAGCGTTGGCAGTCGATATGATGATCGTTGGGGTTATTACTTCACGAGTCGCCCCACGATCTGGTCCAAGTGCGTTCTCATCCACCTCGAGGCCATGTTTCGGGCTAGCAAAGACGTGCCCGcgcttcctcttcccacccttGGAAGGCGTACGCTCGCCAGCAGATGGGATGGTGGGAATTGCATCCCTCCTCCGAGAGCCTTTGGTAGGGCTTGATACGACTTCCATATCGTTGAATCCGTCGGCCTGCCCCCAAAATTTGTGGTTCTTTTTCGGTGTGGATGCGCCGtccttctttttgctctttccTCGTCCTAAGCCCTCTCTAAGATCCTGCTGGGCAAACTGAAGCTCGGTGGTAACATTGCGAGTTGTTGCCCGGAAGTCGTTCAGTTCCCGCTCATGTTTTGCCAATGTCTCCTCGTGTAATTTCCTCAAACGTGCAACCTCGGAATCACGGTCGTTCTGTATCTTGTCGTACTTTGATCGGATGATGAGGGCCTCCCCTCTGGCGTTTGCAAGCTCCGACTGGGCGGCAGCGAGCTGGGACTGGAGCTGAGCAATAATGTCACCTTGCGGCCCTGGCCGAGCCGACTGGCCTGCGTGGGACGGCTGTACCGAGTAGGGCCTTGGGACGGGAGGAACAGGCGGTCGGGCAAATTGGGATTGAGTCGGCGCATGTTGTGGGCGCGGTGGCGGGAGCGGACGGGCAGGCGGGACAGGTCGCAGAGAGGGCGGTGCGTGGTAAGGGATTGGGCGAGAGGATGGCACTTGAGGATATTTGGGAGGCGGGGGATAGACTGGCCGGGCTGTAGGAAGTGGTATATGCTGATTCCACCGTTGGGTGTTGGCGAGATTGGCATTCAGTCGGGCCTGCTGGACGGGAAGCGACTTGGTGGCCCACGAATTGGTCTGCTTGGGTCCACCAGGCTGGGATTGCTGGGCAATCTCCTCAAAGACAACGGTGTCGTCGAggtcgtcatcttcgtcgAGACCGTAACTGTCCTGCTGaacatgctgctgctgcaactGCGGCTGTGACTGCGgttgatggtgctggtgctggtgtgtAAGAGGTGGTGGACGTTGTGAGACCTGGACCTGGGCCTGGACTTGTGTCAGTTGGATGGCATTCTCCTCGAGCTTCTGGAGGTCGCTTTCGTCGATCTGGTCCAGGAAGTCTTCGTCGGAAAAGTCATCATCCATGGCCGTCGGTTGTTCGGTTCAAGGTTGCGATTGTGCATACCCGTGCCATGCCTCTCGGGCCCGCGCTTAGGTCGAGTCGGATGTTTCTACGGTTGAGGTCAACGTCACTTGCGCCAGACGCGCTTATTAGAGTTGGGCTTGACCTCTGTCAGTCGAGGAACGCGTTGGAGTGATTACCTAATCCACCCCACCGTTGGGAGCCCCCCCACTGTGCCGGCCAAGACGGACTTGACGTAGCACCCCAGTTCCCGGGCAGACCTCGAAATTTCCACTCAAGCAGGACAAACACCAAACCAACAAACCCACTTCAGTCCACCAACGCTGCTCCCGTATGTTGTCGCAAAGCGCCCCTTGTCTTACTGCCTGTGCTGACATCGTCGTCGCGCTCCCCGCAAAGAGCTCCTCGCTTCCTCCCATCTGAGCTGAGGCCACTGTCCTCCTTTGCGCCCTCCTGCCAAATACCGATTCGTCCGATTCCGAACCGCTCGGGGACCTGACGTTGCCTGTCGTTCGGGGCCAAACGCATAGACACCCCATACCTcgcccatcatggccggAAGGCAGGGCGCGGGAGCCATCGAGCCCcaagcagaaaaaaagaccgAGATGGTGGCCGAACCGGACTCGACATTGTTAGCCAAGCCAAACCCCGAAGCGACGAACACTTCCGCCGCTCCGCCGGCGACAGTCTCCGAGTatgagaagaaaaaggccaACTTCATGGTCAGGACATTTTGGACCTTGGTGATGATTGCCGGTTTCTTTGCTGCTCTGCTCGCCGGTCACATCTACGTCGTcttgatcatcaccaccatccaaaTCATCTCCTTCAAGGAGgtcatcgccatcgccaataTAGGCTCTCGGGCCCGCGACTTGCGCTTCACAAAGTCTTTGAACTGGTACTGGCTCGCGACCACCATGTACTTCCTGTATGGCGAGAGTGTTGTCTACTACTTCAGACATATCATTCTTGTCGACAAGGTCCTGCAGCCTCTGTCTACTCACCACCGCTTCATCAGTTTTTGCATTTACATCTTTGGTAGGTTTGGCAAACTCAGCCGTAACAACAAGGCTGACATGACTCAGGTTTTGTC from Podospora pseudopauciseta strain CBS 411.78 chromosome 3, whole genome shotgun sequence encodes the following:
- a CDS encoding hypothetical protein (COG:S; EggNog:ENOG503NYSN), whose protein sequence is MDDDFSDEDFLDQIDESDLQKLEENAIQLTQVQAQVQVSQRPPPLTHQHQHHQPQSQPQLQQQHVQQDSYGLDEDDDLDDTVVFEEIAQQSQPGGPKQTNSWATKSLPVQQARLNANLANTQRWNQHIPLPTARPVYPPPPKYPQVPSSRPIPYHAPPSLRPVPPARPLPPPRPQHAPTQSQFARPPVPPVPRPYSVQPSHAGQSARPGPQGDIIAQLQSQLAAAQSELANARGEALIIRSKYDKIQNDRDSEVARLRKLHEETLAKHERELNDFRATTRNVTTELQFAQQDLREGLGRGKSKKKDGASTPKKNHKFWGQADGFNDMEVVSSPTKGSRRRDAIPTIPSAGERTPSKGGKRKRGHVFASPKHGLEVDENALGPDRGATREVITPTIIISTANALPYDFLRLVLDHSALRDQPPTFDLFSRFTFPSDPSQTFSTVIFQKLSRLGSPKEPLLLLADFAELVIDLWQRCLSERYHAPIYYLASLVLYTLDLNAVVVAPRITSSLVPVCTTTCQLIALQRHHSPDGDLCNHADPAIRQLSLDIDVTQCLALLYLTALGCAAPARGQAGAEETAETTKHSPLVQFWRTVEPEFVLRMLSVKHPERDWYGMLSLLWTSVLPDSIGPIPSPVLATSPARSKAKDLDQVSKETIKAVSLFLNESPRWAPKGSVKELEVRTATLRTLLIFTSSPYGMVQAARSEVVIPRLVTVLCWAIDRLYDLDGGLPAIVQNPAARGSIHSFTNEAEADDPDGQDGEEEKLASLLPRFIARAILLLHTLVTHPRTADVVQMGAKLSASQGGSQRYLLTLARLCFAEEELVLEAGIDLATAELARELIELSVTPVEGEEMSKAFG